GTTATGTTCCatttctatattttatatttcactACATTGTTTCCCAAGACAATGAGGCCCATACAGAAAATAGGCGAAATGGTGTAAATAAGTGAGCATAATTAATCCATGGCGCAAGATTCACCGGGGATAAAATTAGTTTTAGACAAGTAAGAATGCATGCAGAGTGTTTTGGGGGGCGGGTTTGGGGGGCGGGCGGGCAGAGACAGACCTTGCAGTCATAAAGATCACTAGCAGCAGAACCACTGCATTCACTTAATTTCCCACTCAGTTTACGATCACGATCATAGTCTGTTTCAGGGTCAACTTCGTTTTCAGCATCATGGTAACCATTTACTTTTATGTCAGGATTGTCATCATCACTTGTGCCTTCACTTCCACTGTTATCAGTTTGAGAATCAGCAGATATAGAGCATCTGTGCAGATTATCATCCTGGAAGGAAAGTAAAGTGACTAACAATACATGTTCCCAAAACATCTCAGCTAACACCCAAGAGGATTATTCTTAAAAATAGGACAATCAATTATAATTACAGGTTATTAACCCTAAAAGGGAAAACCAAAGAACAATCAGCAAAGAATATGGAACCAAAACAAATAACTTTTGCAGTATTTGTATCTATAATTGGATAATTAATGTATAGTTTTTGAACAAGGACTTGCATAGAGAGCAAACTCTCAAATAAACAATAGTTTGCAAAAGGAATTCATTTAGACATTCAAAATAACTAAATATATTAGATCATATTACTAATGGGATTGGATTATAATTCGCTATCATTTAGCTTAAAGTGCATAATGACAGCATTTTCCAAAAACTTCAATAAATAGCTACAACGAGAGTAATATGACTggaaatcataaacttaatgaAGTTTGAAGACTAGGATGGGAGGAGAAATGAGCAGAAACGAGAAACAATAATGGCACTGCATCCTCTTACACAAGAAAACTGCTTATTTACAgactaaaagaaaaaaaaacttacgtaaaatatattatcaaacTCCTCCAGGAGTGTTGTAATAATTGCTTGTGCATTATTAGCAGCATTGGCAGCAGCAAGTAGCTGAGAAGAATTATCTCCATTGATATCATAATCATCCTCTAATTCACATTCACCGGCTAACAGTGGGCGCAAGAGCAATGGAGCCATACAAGCGGCAACTGCAGACGGAGTCATCCGATTCTCAGAGGCATGAGAGGAAATACTATGCATCATCTTAAGAATCCTACAAAATGAAATGAAGATGAACGAGGAAAAAAACCTAAACATGTTATAAGAAAGATAAAGTTTCTCTTCATATCAATTGCTCATGAGCATGTGTGTGCAAAACATAAACATGCAGCATTCTGCTACCTCTGTAAGAGGCGTCTATTGGGCTCAGGAAATGTTTCCTGTACGGCAGAGCGCATTGCATTCACCCGAGCTTCCTTTGGGTCCATTTCTGCTCAAGACAGCCaaagatatattgaattattcAGAGCAGCAATACATCGGAGGCATTTCTTGAGCAAATGTAAGAATTAAGGATTGGAAAATTGTACAGACATATAGAGCAATCAATTTATGCAAAACTTACTGTAGGCTTCCAACAGAGCAGTACAACAGGCGACAGGAACAGGGGATGAAGGTAGCTCTCGCAGAACATGCTGAACAACAGTTCACCCTTGTTAGAATCAGTTAAAAATAAatccaaaatacaaaacaaataCCAAGAGAAAGCAATCAAACCTTAACACAGTCAGCAATGACATGAGGATCCTCATTATCACCAAATTCAGTCTTGCCTACAGTCAAGTAGCTTTCAAATTGGTAAGCATGCCTCAACAAGTAACTGAGCAGTCAAATTCAATTTGTGATGAGGGAAAAGATGAATGCAACTATGCAAgggtatgaaaaaaaaattgcctAATACATCTGTAGTAACTTAAAACATCCCAATCCAGATATGGATGCCGTTTCtttaatatttatcaaaattgcCTCTTCAACTGAGAAGAACTGTATTTAAAGTCATCTGATCTGTGTTCTGTAATGGCATTTCAGCCTATAATTAACCAGTTGGTCTTTACGACTAAGATGAACTGTATTTTGATTAAGCCAAGTTTTGTTTGAGCTTCTCCCTGTTAGTTAATGAagaaaaatctaaaataaacaGAGAAAAGAGGTAGCCAACAGTATCTAACTAAAAAATGACTACCTGCTGTCCATATTTAAGAGATCAAGAAACAGGACAATGTTGGTTGACCAAGTGGAATGAGTTGTAAAAAAGGCCAAGATCAAACGTTGGCACGTTTCACAAAAAAAGTGAGAAAATTGTGTCCACCCCACACCTTTTTACAAATTAGTGGAACATAATTCTTATACGGAAACAGAGAAACATAACCCAACCGCCTAAGCAATAGGTGGACTGCACGCAACCAAAGCAAAAGACAGTGCAACCACAacatcaaaaaagaaaaaaaacaaaacaaaacagaaCAAATAATTTTCATTAACACATTGACTTGAATGGAAAAAAGACCTTGCTCGTATTCCTGAACTCTTCGATCCACTTCCTCAACATCTGCAGACTGGCGCAAAATTCCTTCCATCTTAATTCCTGTTTGACAGATCAAAAAAGGTGAAGAAAACCCAAATCTATTTCGTAAAAATAACCAAATATTATATCCCAAGTTAAATCACTTTTCACAATTAATCCCATAATAATGTAGATATAATAAATCAGACAAGAGAACTGCAAAATGTTTCTGTGTGTCCTGGAAACTTCTGTGGcatgaaaatcaaatatttaatctaGTATAGCTTCAAAAAATCATGAGAAACTGTTTTGAACAAGTTGGGAATTACGATAATAAAAACTTACCGTACTTCTCAAGAAACCGGAGTGCTTTTTCAAGAAATGATGGGCCACCATCAATATCCTCTAATGCAAGCAAAATTGGCCGTCCAACAACCAAAGACTTAACTGGACGCTTGTCTCTCCCTGAATCAAAAGCCAATCCTAACGGAATCAGAGAATATAACATCCTCCAGATGAATTTAGGAGCAGATGGACAATCTATGAGAAAACATTCCAAAAGAGTTGAAGAACACAAAAGCAAATAAAATGAATGCACACACATTGGTGGAAAGAACCCTCGATGGTATCATTAGTGTCACTTCTAAATATCCCATTGTGTCCCATCACAAGGGCGGCACTTGGTGCTTGTGCAAGAGCATGTTCAAGGGCAGTCTTCCAATCATACAAGTCCTCTGATGTCTCGGCCTAaagttttgaaacaaaaagCATAGGCAACTTATTACTTTATAAGTTCAACACAATATAAATGCCAAGATAAGAGACCGTTTGAATACAATAGAGGGTTTTACACACGCTAAACTTTATGCACCTTGAGAGTAAATGCTCTTCCATCACGTCCATCAGGAAACAAAACAGTAAGGAGTTTCTTGTCTTCTCTAACAACAACACTGCACACAAGAAAGCATTAGAAAGCTGCAAGAGAAAAACAGACAAACCACATGAAAAGAGAGACTATTTACCTTCCTGAATTATTTAAATCGATGCCGCCCAAAGTCAAATTCACTTCACCACCACGCTGTGGAAGTGTGCTCTACATGGAGAGGGAGTTGGTCATATTCAGTTATTTCAATATCATATAACATATTGACAAATTGTAAATAAATGAAACTGCTCCAGAAAAGTCAGTGTGCAGATAAAGCAATGACTAGCAATTTACTGAATCAAATCTACAGCcacattaaagaaaatggaaacAAAGATGTTCATGAACTAACAGGGTCATTCTTGAAGAAAACCAAAGAGGTACGTGTGAGAATAAACCATCTCTTCTTCCAAGACTTCCACCCCAAACCTGCAAAATGTTTGAGTGGTCAGTGAACTCACAAAACCGACAATAACACCGACGAAACTGATAATTTTACATTCGAGTTAATCACAATAAGGAACGAAAGCCAAGAATTGGTCCAATTTTTGCATGCACTCATATGTACGTCCAATCTTTTTGTGTGCGCCATAATACATTTCCATTTCACACATTCATCAACACATGCTTTTAGCTATGAGCGTTTTATTAATTTCCCCCCATTTTGCAAATGaatgaatatcacaaatcaaAAACACAAAAAGACGTGAACTGCAGATGTCAAAAGCCTTGAGCAGCTCGTTTTTCCTCATCCTGCAAAACTGGCCACCATGCACAAATGGCACTTAAAGGAGACAAACCTCAAATAACCTGAGAAGTCCAACAAATTCATATAATAtgtaactaaaatatttttattcactCGTGTAATTTCCCATGCCTGGTGCTTTCCCATCTTCTCCTTTCTCATTGAAGATAAGACAAATTCGGGTGACATACTATTCCTACCAGGCTTGCCCTCTTATCACCACAACTATCCTTCCTCCTctactaaattttaaaaactcacAAGATGATCTGTGTTCAGAATTACAAGTAATCATTCATTGCTAGGGTTAACAACTCCATAATACATGTCTTTGCCTATATTTTAAGATCTTCAAAGCCTAAACCCATTTATTTTAGCATGCTATCATCTGATTAGTCTAAATTCTAAGTCTTGCAAATTTATAGTCCTGAGACAAACTGAGGATATAACTCAAACTAAAAGCAGAAAACCTACATAAAGATAGTTTCCTAAAACTCCATTACCATTGAAAGTATCGTCATGAGAAACTTTTAAGTGTCATCATCCAGACTCGTTCTCAAAGGAAAGATGTTGACATGATATCATACACAGGAATGGCAGCATGGCCGGGTAGGGGCAGTCTccccaaaaaaaaattgcaaacatCACACATGATGTACTAAAGTTATAGTGTTATACTAAAGTTATGTTTGGAGTGATGGATTTGATATGGATGGAAGAACTTCATTTCGGAAAAGATTTGaatcatgaatttcaaatgacaccTAAAATGGATGTATTTGAAACCAATCCCAATTTGAAAAAACGTAAATTAAAAtagattgaattttaaattcactTCAATTTCTTCCGGCTAAATAAGTCaaggaatttgaaattcataactTCAAACCAATCCATTCATATGCACCCTAAAAGATTTCAAAATCTCCCCCATACCCAACCCGAAGCTAAATTGCCAAGGCATGGAAGAAAATTCACAAACATTGATCAAGTAGATGGAGTTCATTCCGCAGAACAAAAAACCAGGCTTACAAACAAATTAGTGGGCAACCATGACAAAATCATTATCGATAAGCCTGAAAGCTCTAACCTTTTGAAGATATGAGCAGATGCCCGCTCTTGAATACCTACAAATCATCAAGAACAGCAAAATCTAAAGTAATAAAACgtaacaaaaaaacaaaaatgttaatgaataataaaacgtaacaaaaaaacaaaaatgttaatGAACTGCAACATGATACAGTAATCTCTCATCCaactgtaaaaaaaattaaaagagtgcAAAGTCGAACTCAAGGATTCACATTCAATCGACCATTTTCCTTGACTAAATTTGACCAGAAAAAACTTCCGACATCCAAGCCCCCTCATTTCCTTCCCTTTTCAGATAATCTTAAAACCAAAAATATAACTCAAAGAATTATTACCGTATTCAAGTTCCCAATACGAGGTCGCTCAAATGCGGCAACAGAAGCAGACATTTCACCGTCCCACACCCACACTACCCTTTTCAAGTCCGCATTAACATCTGAGCTGACATCCCAACACTGAATCGACCCGGATCTAACTCAAACAAAACAATCGGATAAGATCTGCACAATTGAAACAGATGAAGAACCCGAAATGggttttctctcttttttttcttttaccaagttttttcaaaaacaaaaaaaataaaaaaaatagaagaagcAACAGTAGCAACCAACCAGAGTTGCTTTTTTCCACAAGtccttttctttcttgtttttttgtttatgtTCCATTAttgtttataaattaaaatataaacgaaaatttatattttttgctttataatttatattttttttaaaaatttcaccaTATTgataatgaatttatatttttaatcttgtaatatgaattattttcatttttaatattataatttgttttttttttttacatttttcctTTAATATTAAGTGTTTtccaataaaaaatgaaaaatatataacttaaaacatcaaaaatttgattcaaaatgaaaattcacttttaaattactggaataaaaatataaattcaggattaaaaattaaaaaaaatgtaagttataacacaaaaatataatttttttgagcaTATAGGTGGACAGGTAAATGCATCAGTAGTTGAAGACAGTAACGATACTTAATTTCATCCTtagtattaatatatttattgctTTTCACCAACTTTTTGGCCATTACTGAAAATTATTATAGAAATAAAGAACCAGAGAGGAGATCAAACTCGGTTAAAAAAACAGAAAGAGGAGATAATGgaactaataaataaataaataaatatatcccAGAAGCAAATagaattaatataatttgttttttaaattcttattatatataatttaaaaaattaatttactgATTAAAAAATGATTCAGGAGTCTGACTCGAGATACAGAGTGACGGAGAAGCCAAGATCGGGAAATTAATTAGTTTTCCAAAAAGGAAATTTTCTTAAAAGTTTATATCAGTTTGTATttcagaaaaatatttaaaatcccTAAATCATGCACGGgttaggggaagttggtgaaaaatcttcaatcaaaatatttctttgggttaactccctacccacaaaattgtggtactatgtcatacaaaatgtgataCACTtaatgtggaaatgtggtactaaaaaaatacttagggactgaacacaaaaaaaatcgacgactggagactgaaggccaatttccctcACGGGTTATTCTCACACtcaatttttaagatttaaaaaataattaaaataaataaaatttttgagtgGCAATAATAATTCTTATAAATTATGTTGTTGAACTTACTAAATTCAATGTACCTTGTACAACAACGAGCCGaggtatcttttttttttttttttatttttttttatttgttttttttttttttaataaaaaaaaaaaaaaatcgattgaATTTATTTAACCAATTTTCCGTACAACAATACATTTGTCTTCTTTCTTTTACCTAGACTTCGTACTTAGGCCGCTGATTGAGCCAAGGGTTGCTGTATGTATATTTTGCCCCTAATACTACTGATTATGGCCTAGGGATAATACACCGAAATGGTTCAAGCAGCGGGTTCGTTATCGGTTCATGAATCCCTTAAATTTATTCGTGACGTTCACTCGATCGTCAACAATTAACAGTTCGAACACATGTATTtcacttatttaattatgtCTTGAAATTCTCGTGTTCATTTTTTCCAGCTTCTGTTTAGATGTATCATAGTAAATCCTTTCGATGTAATGGATAAGTCATAattagtaggtctcttgtgagacggtcttacggatctttattcgtgagatggGTAAACCATGCTCATGTTTACgataataagtaatacttttggtataaaaagtaatacattttcatggatgacccaaataggagattcgtctcataaaatttactcgtgaaacggtctcataaatttttttaatgttaataCGAATACAAGATTTTATTTAGATCACATGGTATCCAGTCTCAACTTATGAATAATGAGAAAttgatataaattaataaatcagACATCTATTTTGATAGTGAGAAATATCAGTTTAGGTATACATTAATACTGATTCGAACGATTTCTCAAACGTTTTGACTTATCTATATGCCAATGACTGCGAAATAATCTCCAAAATTAGATTTCTTACTTAGACCAATACGtcgatgaatatttgattttgtGGGATTTGGTAGATCCTTGATAATATGAATTAGGAATATGTAAGTGTAGGACCAAATATTTGtcattttatcaaaagttatagttaTGATAATAGTAcaactcaaaattttttaaatcgtaTAACAGTCAAAGAgtcacggttcgatcgctctcctaacaaatataattattgtatcccaaaaaattaatatttaaatatagtaGGTAAGATattatataattcaaaatatttgaattatgaaCAAATTTTAAATGCACCTTCAAGTCGACCATCTCTCTTTTCTGTTTTGTAAAATTATAAACAATGACGTTCCATTTTAAAGTAGATCTGgtcaactattttttaaaaaaataacatcttcaagtgtatttgaaatatacgttaaaagatatttttacaaaataacgAATGAACAATATTAGATAACAAAATACCCATTTGTTTCATCAGTAATACAAAATGTTTATCGGCAATTCCAAACATTAGAGTATCCACCTACCGATTCAAATGTCATTCCACTACAAGACcgagaaataaatttaaatacaacacttacatattttattttcaatttttatattgtAGTATTTGAGAGATGAACATTTGGTTAtaactcatttttttttatatattcgaTCATGTTATCGATGGTTAATTCACAATCTTAATCCACCGACTTTACTTTTTTGCTtcgattttagtcatttttttcgGAGTGCTGATGTGACATCAAACACATCAACAACTTTTGATGTCATGTCATCATTTTTCGTGTCATATTCGTTATTTTTCCGAAATTACGTCAacactcaaaataaaaaataactaaaatcgaaataaaactataaattaGTAGAGcgaaattataaattaatcgATAAAAAATAAGCgagtaatataaattttttaatattccctattaaaattttcaggttttaattatatattgttCTTATCCTTTTTGCCATGACAGCAAAAGTATATAGAAAACCAGACGTTGAAAATTCATCGACCGGAAATTCTTCCACACCATTGCTAAAACACAATTATGTCTCTGAATTTCTCCAAAATATCTTCAACACGGAGAGAGAATCATACAAATCTTTCTTCCCTACGATCTCTCCAACTCCATATTGGCCGGCCTCCTCCGGCAGCTTAGCTTCTCTCTGAGATCTGCATGCATGCAAACATCCTTTCGTTAATATATAATCTCCTCTCTTTCAAGTTTCATCCCCTCAAAAAAACCCTTCAAACTCTTCCTCCGGCCGCCTCTCCACCGCCGTATCCTCCTCTGGTTgacaagatatatatatacacacacacatacgtATTCAATGGGTAACTGTTGCTCCGGGAGCACCGTGGATGCTACGCCGGAACCCACCGCTGCTGCAACAGCCACCTCTGTTCCTGATCAAATCCCCTCCACAACTCCGCCTCGGGCTTCCCCGAACCACTCCACCAAGCCCTCCAAACCCACCCCCATCGGCCCGGTCCTCAATCGCCCCATGGAAGACGTGCGGTCCATCTACACCATCGGGAAAGAGCTCGGCCGAGGACAATTCGGGGTGACCCATCTCTGCACCCACAAGCAAACGGGAGAAAAGTTCGCATGCAAGACGATCGCGAAGAGGAAACTGGCAAACAAGGAGGATATCGAGGATGTGAGGAGGGAGGTTCGAATCATGCACCATTTGACGGGGCAACCCAATATCGTGGAGCTGAAAGGCGCGTACGAAGATAAGCATTCCGTGCATTTGGTCATGGAGCTGTGCGCCGGAGGGGAGCTCTTTGATCGCATCATTGCTAACGGGCATTTCACGGAAGCTGCCGCCGCTTCGCTGCTGAGGACTATTGTACAGACTGTGCATACCTGTCATTCAATGGGGGTTATACATAGAGATCTCAAGCCTGAGAATTTTTTGCTATTGAACAAGGATGAGGATGCGCCGCTCAAGGTCACAGATTTCGGGTTATCTGTCTTCTATAAACAGGGTTAGATTTCAACTTAATTCTGCACATTTCTTAGCATTTTCCAAGGTTTTTTTGGACTACTATTGAATAAGGTTTATCAACACATGCAAGATTATTAGCATAACCAAACATGTAATAATATACAATAATAATTCATGAACTTAATCGACTACTTAATCTAATATTAAGCCATAAGCATGAAAGCACAATATAAATACAAAAGCTAGTTCATGCTTTGTATAAAGGAGTCGATGCATGATACACTCCTAAGCTTGATTTCACATGTATAATACATTCAATACGACGTTGTAGGAGAAGTTTGTAAAGACATAGTTGGGAGTGCATATTATATTGCCCCAGAAGTGTTGAAGAGAAGATATGGACCAGAAGTTGATATTTGGAGTGTTGGTGTTATGCTATACATCCTTCTCAGTGGAGTTCCTCCTTTCTGGGCAGGTATATTGCATACAGTTGTCAAACGGATCTCATCTCATTTAACTCAATGTTACGATGATCGATCACTTTGCAGAGTCGGAGAATGGAATCTTCAATGCAATTTTACGGGGACACGTTGATTTTAGTAGCGACCCTTGGCCTTCGATTTCTAATGGAGCAAAGGATCTTGTCAGAAAGATGCTGAATTCAGATCCCAAGCTACGACTCACAGCCTTTGAAGTTCTAAGTAAGATATTTACAAATATCAGAATTAACTAGATGACAAGATGCATAACATTTATGTAAACGTAATTCTTGATCATGAGAAGTTAAAATTCTTGCGTGTTTAATGTTGTAAGACCATCCATGGATCAAGGAAGATGGTGAGGCACCCGATACTCCACTGGACAACGCCGTCCTTGATAGGCTCAAACAATTCAGGGCCATGAACAAATTCAAGAAAGTTGCACTGAGGGTactaattaatacaaataaacagaagatgaatatatattttttaaattttgaacgaATAATAATGAATTTCATCGATCTCTAGGTGATTGCAGGGTGTCTTTCAGAGGAAGAAATAATGGGATTGAAGGAAATGTTTAAAGCGATTGATGTGGATAACAGTGGGACAATAACTCTCGAAGAACTAAAGCAAGGACTGGCCAAACAAGGGACAAAGCTAACCGAATATGAAGTTAAACAGCTGATGGAAGCTGTAAATTTCCCCTACAAACTACATATTTTTATTCTGTAAATTATTCTATAAACCATAGTAATATTTATTCATGTCATTTGTTCGTCAAATTTAGGCTGATGCTGATGGGAACGGGACCATAGACTATGAAGAATTCATTACAGCAACAATGCATATGAACAGAATGGACAGAGAAGAGCATCTGTACACCGCATTCCAATATTTCGACAAGGATAGTAGCGGGTAATGAagtatatatttgaaaaaagaCAACAAAAAACATGATATTATGACGCTAAAGGTGGAATTTGTTCATAATTTTGGAGTTCACGGATTGAAGTCTTTATATCTTGTTCATCTTATAATTAAGGTACATTACTATAGAAGAACTCGAACAGGCACTCAGAGAGTTTGGTATGCATGATGGAAAGGACATAAAGGAAATTATTTCTGAAGTTGATGCTGATAATGTAAGCATCGGAATCTTCGTGGTATGGTTTTTGTTGCGACAAAATATACGAAATTAGCGATTGATCAGACCCTTTTGAATATATAGGATGGTCGGATCAACTATGATGAATTTGTTGCCATGATGAAGAAAGGCAACCCCGATGCAGCAGCGAATCCGAAGAAACGAAGAGATGGTGTCTTCCCTGAGTAATTTAGTACAAGTTTAACATGAGGTGGAGATggtaataattatttattaggCATGATTTAAATCAAAGATGATAATATAACTGCTAAAATTTGGAGGGGAAATGTAATTAATTTGAGGCTACTTCTAATAGAAGTCTATAAATGTGATCTGAGAGATTGTCAGATTGGTTAGTTTAGTTTCCATTTGTTAAAATTACAGTCATGTGAAAGCTATACGCTAACTTGGCAAATTTGGAGGTACTTTAAAGTTTCTTCTGTTGTAGAACTTCAACGAACAGAAATGATTCTGAATAATATTATAGCATTTATTCAATAATGTATTAGGCTTCTTATACacaaatatttgaatgtttaCATAGGAAATATAGCTACAATCAAACAGATACATTCGCTTGATGAAGAATGTAATATCAAGAAACACAAGGCAGGATTCTTGAAATCACATTGTTCTGCAAATAATCTGCAACATTCATTCAAATCATCAGTTCACCTTTTTCCGGCTTCCAACTCCGTAGCCTAAGCAAAGGGCGAATGAAGTTGAAGGCTTGTATTCGACGACTGCCATGCTATTATCAGAAGGCATCTTCTTCTTTCCACTCCCATTACCAttttgcttgaatttaaagCTCAACTTACTGAAATAACTTGGCTTTTTTGCTTCTGTACCTTTCTTTATTACCAAATTTCCACTCTTTTCTCTTCCAAATGATGCATACCTCGATAAAAATCCTTTCAGTTTCTGCACCTTAGTTTCCCCATTGGCCTCATTTCCACCAGCTACATTCTCTTTGGAATTCTCGAGTTTCACAGGCGTAGTTGGTTGTCCGAAAATAAATTCCCCGGGGCTCGTGGGCTCCTGTTGATTTAGCGCTTCTCTCGTTTGGTCTCGAACCCATCTTGCATAAGCAGAGCCCTTGAACTCCAATGGTCCACTATATCTATGGGTTGAGATATCTTCCTTATTATAAAAATCTTTATTGCGACTACCAAGATCACTTGGGCATTTTGATACAATTCTGAATGGTGAGTGTGATCTTGATCGCCTGTGCTGACCGTTTCTCCCCGTTTTTTCTTCCCTTACTTTCTGCAAAGCCACCATAAATGGATCAAATCCATCGTTCCAAGCATTTTTACGTACGAATGGGAATCTGCACGCCATTCTAGGAGACTTAGGCGAAGAAGCAAGGGAGGTCGGCCTTTGGCTGAAACTGTTGGAATCACTGTCATATTGAAGTCTTGGAGGAAGTTTCAGAGGCATGACTATGCCATTCAAGAAAAGTTCATCGGCAAACGC
This window of the Primulina huaijiensis isolate GDHJ02 chromosome 3, ASM1229523v2, whole genome shotgun sequence genome carries:
- the LOC140973206 gene encoding rho GTPase-activating protein 7-like isoform X2 translates to MGHNGIFRSDTNDTIEGSFHQWRDKRPVKSLVVGRPILLALEDIDGGPSFLEKALRFLEKYGIKMEGILRQSADVEEVDRRVQEYEQGKTEFGDNEDPHVIADCVKHVLRELPSSPVPVACCTALLEAYKMDPKEARVNAMRSAVQETFPEPNRRLLQRILKMMHSISSHASENRMTPSAVAACMAPLLLRPLLAGECELEDDYDINGDNSSQLLAAANAANNAQAIITTLLEEFDNIFYDDNLHRCSISADSQTDNSGSEGTSDDDNPDIKVNGYHDAENEVDPETDYDRDRKLSGKLSECSGSAASDLYDCKAIGNDDSENESPTHNHTSKRKPNPGLDTRTLNDSICSVNEPLEEQKKACDNMTEASLEIIGNESQRSMGEILSSINSELDQSIPVPELLDEKPTPRLTALNFNTKKSTFWGRKNGRKTPSTESIDSSGEEELAIQRLEIAKNDLRQRIAKEARGNAILQASLERRKQALHERRLALEQDVARLQEQLQAERDLRAALEVGLSMSSGQFSGSRSMDSKTRAELEEIALAEADVARLKQKVAELHHQLNQQRQHHYGTLSDTSDRYQRATNTSAQQ
- the LOC140973206 gene encoding rho GTPase-activating protein 7-like isoform X1, which gives rise to MSASVAAFERPRIGNLNTVFKSGHLLISSKGLGWKSWKKRWFILTRTSLVFFKNDPSTLPQRGGEVNLTLGGIDLNNSGSVVVREDKKLLTVLFPDGRDGRAFTLKAETSEDLYDWKTALEHALAQAPSAALVMGHNGIFRSDTNDTIEGSFHQWRDKRPVKSLVVGRPILLALEDIDGGPSFLEKALRFLEKYGIKMEGILRQSADVEEVDRRVQEYEQGKTEFGDNEDPHVIADCVKHVLRELPSSPVPVACCTALLEAYKMDPKEARVNAMRSAVQETFPEPNRRLLQRILKMMHSISSHASENRMTPSAVAACMAPLLLRPLLAGECELEDDYDINGDNSSQLLAAANAANNAQAIITTLLEEFDNIFYDDNLHRCSISADSQTDNSGSEGTSDDDNPDIKVNGYHDAENEVDPETDYDRDRKLSGKLSECSGSAASDLYDCKAIGNDDSENESPTHNHTSKRKPNPGLDTRTLNDSICSVNEPLEEQKKACDNMTEASLEIIGNESQRSMGEILSSINSELDQSIPVPELLDEKPTPRLTALNFNTKKSTFWGRKNGRKTPSTESIDSSGEEELAIQRLEIAKNDLRQRIAKEARGNAILQASLERRKQALHERRLALEQDVARLQEQLQAERDLRAALEVGLSMSSGQFSGSRSMDSKTRAELEEIALAEADVARLKQKVAELHHQLNQQRQHHYGTLSDTSDRYQRATNTSAQQ
- the LOC140973211 gene encoding uncharacterized protein, with translation MESEPMFSSSSVYVTAPNTPNPITKSNSLEFSTSAPVSPRRKTGDSGSNFDDFEFETGKIFSGRLQFEEIELCSGSPLHGDQEDIGFADKLKNRSRGDSFPAIAFADELFLNGIVMPLKLPPRLQYDSDSNSFSQRPTSLASSPKSPRMACRFPFVRKNAWNDGFDPFMVALQKVREEKTGRNGQHRRSRSHSPFRIVSKCPSDLGSRNKDFYNKEDISTHRYSGPLEFKGSAYARWVRDQTREALNQQEPTSPGEFIFGQPTTPVKLENSKENVAGGNEANGETKVQKLKGFLSRYASFGREKSGNLVIKKGTEAKKPSYFSKLSFKFKQNGNGSGKKKMPSDNSMAVVEYKPSTSFALCLGYGVGSRKKVN
- the LOC140973209 gene encoding calcium-dependent protein kinase 2-like, yielding MGNCCSGSTVDATPEPTAAATATSVPDQIPSTTPPRASPNHSTKPSKPTPIGPVLNRPMEDVRSIYTIGKELGRGQFGVTHLCTHKQTGEKFACKTIAKRKLANKEDIEDVRREVRIMHHLTGQPNIVELKGAYEDKHSVHLVMELCAGGELFDRIIANGHFTEAAAASLLRTIVQTVHTCHSMGVIHRDLKPENFLLLNKDEDAPLKVTDFGLSVFYKQGEVCKDIVGSAYYIAPEVLKRRYGPEVDIWSVGVMLYILLSGVPPFWAESENGIFNAILRGHVDFSSDPWPSISNGAKDLVRKMLNSDPKLRLTAFEVLNHPWIKEDGEAPDTPLDNAVLDRLKQFRAMNKFKKVALRVIAGCLSEEEIMGLKEMFKAIDVDNSGTITLEELKQGLAKQGTKLTEYEVKQLMEAADADGNGTIDYEEFITATMHMNRMDREEHLYTAFQYFDKDSSGYITIEELEQALREFGMHDGKDIKEIISEVDADNDGRINYDEFVAMMKKGNPDAAANPKKRRDGVFPE